One segment of Apus apus isolate bApuApu2 chromosome 1, bApuApu2.pri.cur, whole genome shotgun sequence DNA contains the following:
- the FBXO7 gene encoding F-box only protein 7 isoform X1 — MKLRVRVQKRTAPLEVQGAEPTLGELRAQLRRALLPAWGYSSDTKFSITLNRKDALTEDHKTLASYGIVSGDLICLLLEEADGQPSLPPSPPPPLQNGHEPSTLMPSKSQASSPKEEGQNEQSDNQKAQVEVQKHDERAGSSLEFPSGLVPEDVDLEEGTGSYPSEPMLCSEAADGEIPHSLETLYLSAECTSATDALIVLVHLLMMETGYVPQGTEAKAVSMPEKWRGNGVYKLQYTHPLCEEGSAGLTCVPLGELVAINATLKINKEIKGVKRIQLLPASFICFQEPEKVAGVYKDLQKLSRLFKDQLVYSLLAAARQALNLPDVFGLVVLPLELKLRIFRLLDVRSLISLSAVCRDLYTASNDQLLWRFMYLRDFRDPVARPRETDWKELYKKKLKQKKEALRWRHMMFLPPTPHPIPFHPNPFYPNPFPPNPFPSNPIYPPMIIGGEYDERPTLPYVGDPINSLIPGSGEAPGQFPPFRPHFDPIGSLPGANPTLPGRAGPTDRFPPRPSRGRPTDIRRAFI; from the exons atgaAGCTCCGGGTGCGGGTGCAGAAGCGAACGGCGCCGCTGGAGGTGCAGGGGGCGGAGCCGACGCTGGGGGAGCTGCGCGCGCAGCTGCGCCGGGCCCTGCTGCCCGCCTGGGGGTACAG TTCTGATACCAAGTTTTCAATAACATTGAACAGAAAAGATGCTCTCACAGAGGATCATAAGACCTTAGCTTCATATGGGATTGTTTCTGGTGATTTGATATGCTTATTACTAGAAGAAGCAGATGGACAACCCAGCCtacctccttctcctcctcccccacttCAGAATGGTCATGAGCCGTCCACCTTGATGCCCAGTAAAAGTCAGGCCAGCAGTCCAAAAGAAGAAGGGCAGAATGAGCAATCTGACAACCAGAAAGCTCAAGTGGAAGTTCAGAAACATGATGAGAGG GCAGGATCCAGCCTAGAATTTCCCTCTGGATTAGTCCCAGAAGATGTTGACCTGGAAGAAGGCACAGGTTCCTATCCCTCCGAACCCATGCTGTGCAGTGAAGCAGCTGATGGTGAAATACCACATTCTTTAGAGACGCTCTACCTTTCTGCTGAGTGTACCAGTGCCACTGATGCCTTGATAGTTCTAGTACATCTTCTCATGATGGAGACAGGCTATGTACCTCAG GGAACAGAAGCCAAGGCAGTGTCCATGCCAGAGAAATGGAGAGGGAATGGTGTTTATAAGCTACAGTACACGCATCCCCTTTGCGAAGAAGGTTCTGCTGGTTTGACTTGTGTGCCTTTGGGAGAACTTGTTGCTATTAATG CAACATTAAAAATCAACAAAGAGATTAAAGGTGTTAAGAGAATACAACTATTGCCAGCATCCTTCATTTGCTTTCAGGAGCCAG AAAAGGTTGCAGGAGTTTACAAAGACCTTCAGAAATTATCCCGTCTCTTTAAAGACCAACTGGTTTATTCTCTTCTGGCTGCTGCCCGGCAAg CTCTCAACTTGCCAGATGTGTTTGGGTTAGTGGTCCTTCCTCTTGAGCTCAAACTTCGGATTTTCAGACTTCTGGATGTCCGTTCActcatctctctctctgctgtttgcCGTGATCTTTACACAGCTTCAAATGACCAGCTTCTCTGGAGGTTTATGTACCTGCGTGATTTTCGAG ATCCTGTTGCAAGGCCTCGTGAAACAGACTGGAAAGAA CTATACAAGAAAAAGTTGAAACAGAAGAAGGAGGCCCTGAGATGGAGACACATGATGTTTCTGCCCCCTACACCTCATCCAATTCCCTTTCATCCCAACCCATTCTATCCTAATCCTTTTCCTCCCAATCCATTTCCATCAAACCCAATCTATCCCCCAATGATCATTGGTGGAGAATATGATGAGAGACCAACACTTCCATATGTTGGAGACCCAATTAACTCACTAATTCCTGGCTCAGGAGAAGCACCAGGCCAGTTTCCTCCATTCAGACCACATTTTGATCCTATTGGCTCCTTGCCTGGAGCAAATCCTACACTTCCAGGACGAGCTGGTCCTACTGACAGGTTTCCACCTAGACCTAGCCGGGGCCGCCCCACGGACATTCGCCGTGCGTTCATTTga
- the LOC127396448 gene encoding BPI fold-containing family C protein-like isoform X2 has translation MLKTWYYFLLCWLSLQLEANPGLKVRMTQKGLDYGRRVGMELLKQAVLKETFPSWSGQESFVIVKVNYVISGTGIRLSVAQASATIHADWKMNTWLLKDQGGITVSISGLFLAVVFKVSRDSTGHLSMLLHNCQLSINSVKFKLNGGSSWIYNFLSGHLEKPVRTQLDKNLCLHIKYKIQIVDAQLRKYKVLSQIDAFAQIDYSLVSSPAVFESHINLDLKGTVYPVGNHTDPPFVPAPFALPNQYDSMIYLGVSSYFLKSASLAYYRAGAFNIIISKELGTAFYLNTALLKHLVPEIAQSYIRAYPVLLKLKATSPPAVTLNVDRCILGITGTVEVYAVLPNSTTHYIFAGNVTASTRANWTITKQKLIISLLLKRLQFSLLPSTHGSSEQMLLMKNFLSHTLRSAVIPVINDKLGKGLPLPNLSHTTLTGPVIKMNEGHLVISTDVHYKHEKEGDEDLHSHT, from the exons ATGCTAAAGACATGGTATTATTTCCTGCTGTGTTGGCTGTCCTTGCAGCTTGAAGCTAATCCTGGTCTTAAAGTGAGGATGACTCAGAAAGGGCTGGACTACG GCAGGAGGGTTGGGATGGAGCTCCTGAAGCAAGCAGTATTGAAAGAGACCTTTCCAAGCTGGAGTGGGCAGGAGAGTTTCGTGATTGTTAAGGTCAACTATGTAATTTCAGG CACTGGCATTCGTCTGTCAGTGGCACAGGCTTCTGCTACCATCCATGCAGACTGGAAAATGAATACCTGGCTGCT cAAAGACCAAGGAGGAATTACCGTGTCCATATCAGGACTGTTTCTTGCAGTTGTCTTCAAAGTGTCAAGGGACAGCACAGGCCACTTGTCCATGTTGCTACACAATTGCCAGCTGAGCATTAATAGTGTAAAATTCAAGTTAAATGGAGGATCTAG CTGGATCTACAACTTTCTGTCTGGTCATCTTGAGAAGCCTGTTCGCACCCAATTGGATAAAAAT CTATGCCTACATATCAAATACAAAATCCAAATTGTGGATGCACAGCTGAGAAAGTATAAGG TGTTAAGCCAGATTGATGCCTTTGCACAAATAGACTATTCCCTAGTTAGTTCTCCAGCAGTCTTCGAATCACACATTAACTTGGATTTGAAG GGCACAGTCTATCCAGTAGGAAATCACACAGACCCTCCCTTTGTGCCAGCTCCGTTTGCTCTCCCAAACCAGTATGATTCCATGATCTACCTGGGAGTCTCCAGTTATTTTCTGAAGTCTGCTTCACTGGCTTACTACAGAGCAGGGGCCTTTAACATCATCATCTCTAAAGAG cttggTACTGCTTTTTACCTAAATACTGCCTTGCTCAAACATCTTGTTCCTgag attgctcagagttaCATCAGGGCGTATccagtgctgctgaagctgaaaGCTACATCACCACCTGCTGTCACTTTAAATGTAGACAGATGCATCCTTGGGATCACTGGCACTGTAGAAGTGTATGCTGTCCTGCCAAACTCAACCACCCACTACATCTTTGCAGGGAATGTA aCAGCCAGTACCAGAGCCAATTGGACAATAACCAAGCAGAAGTTGATTATCTCATTACTTCTGAAGAG GCTCCAGTTCTCTCTGCTGCCCTCCACTCATGGGTCCTCTGAG CAAATGTTGTTGATGAAGAATTTTCTGTCTCACACTTTACGGAGTGCAGTGATCCCAGTGATCAATG ATAAACTAGGAAAAGGACTTCCTCTTCCTAACTTGTCCCATACCACCCTGACTGGAcctgtaataaaaatgaatgag ggCCATCTGGTGATTTCGACTGATGTTCACTACAAACATGAGAAAGAGGGAGATGAAGACCTCCACAGTCACACCTAA
- the FBXO7 gene encoding F-box only protein 7 isoform X2: MKLRVRVQKRTAPLEVQGAEPTLGELRAQLRRALLPAWGSDTKFSITLNRKDALTEDHKTLASYGIVSGDLICLLLEEADGQPSLPPSPPPPLQNGHEPSTLMPSKSQASSPKEEGQNEQSDNQKAQVEVQKHDERAGSSLEFPSGLVPEDVDLEEGTGSYPSEPMLCSEAADGEIPHSLETLYLSAECTSATDALIVLVHLLMMETGYVPQGTEAKAVSMPEKWRGNGVYKLQYTHPLCEEGSAGLTCVPLGELVAINATLKINKEIKGVKRIQLLPASFICFQEPEKVAGVYKDLQKLSRLFKDQLVYSLLAAARQALNLPDVFGLVVLPLELKLRIFRLLDVRSLISLSAVCRDLYTASNDQLLWRFMYLRDFRDPVARPRETDWKELYKKKLKQKKEALRWRHMMFLPPTPHPIPFHPNPFYPNPFPPNPFPSNPIYPPMIIGGEYDERPTLPYVGDPINSLIPGSGEAPGQFPPFRPHFDPIGSLPGANPTLPGRAGPTDRFPPRPSRGRPTDIRRAFI; this comes from the exons atgaAGCTCCGGGTGCGGGTGCAGAAGCGAACGGCGCCGCTGGAGGTGCAGGGGGCGGAGCCGACGCTGGGGGAGCTGCGCGCGCAGCTGCGCCGGGCCCTGCTGCCCGCCTGGGG TTCTGATACCAAGTTTTCAATAACATTGAACAGAAAAGATGCTCTCACAGAGGATCATAAGACCTTAGCTTCATATGGGATTGTTTCTGGTGATTTGATATGCTTATTACTAGAAGAAGCAGATGGACAACCCAGCCtacctccttctcctcctcccccacttCAGAATGGTCATGAGCCGTCCACCTTGATGCCCAGTAAAAGTCAGGCCAGCAGTCCAAAAGAAGAAGGGCAGAATGAGCAATCTGACAACCAGAAAGCTCAAGTGGAAGTTCAGAAACATGATGAGAGG GCAGGATCCAGCCTAGAATTTCCCTCTGGATTAGTCCCAGAAGATGTTGACCTGGAAGAAGGCACAGGTTCCTATCCCTCCGAACCCATGCTGTGCAGTGAAGCAGCTGATGGTGAAATACCACATTCTTTAGAGACGCTCTACCTTTCTGCTGAGTGTACCAGTGCCACTGATGCCTTGATAGTTCTAGTACATCTTCTCATGATGGAGACAGGCTATGTACCTCAG GGAACAGAAGCCAAGGCAGTGTCCATGCCAGAGAAATGGAGAGGGAATGGTGTTTATAAGCTACAGTACACGCATCCCCTTTGCGAAGAAGGTTCTGCTGGTTTGACTTGTGTGCCTTTGGGAGAACTTGTTGCTATTAATG CAACATTAAAAATCAACAAAGAGATTAAAGGTGTTAAGAGAATACAACTATTGCCAGCATCCTTCATTTGCTTTCAGGAGCCAG AAAAGGTTGCAGGAGTTTACAAAGACCTTCAGAAATTATCCCGTCTCTTTAAAGACCAACTGGTTTATTCTCTTCTGGCTGCTGCCCGGCAAg CTCTCAACTTGCCAGATGTGTTTGGGTTAGTGGTCCTTCCTCTTGAGCTCAAACTTCGGATTTTCAGACTTCTGGATGTCCGTTCActcatctctctctctgctgtttgcCGTGATCTTTACACAGCTTCAAATGACCAGCTTCTCTGGAGGTTTATGTACCTGCGTGATTTTCGAG ATCCTGTTGCAAGGCCTCGTGAAACAGACTGGAAAGAA CTATACAAGAAAAAGTTGAAACAGAAGAAGGAGGCCCTGAGATGGAGACACATGATGTTTCTGCCCCCTACACCTCATCCAATTCCCTTTCATCCCAACCCATTCTATCCTAATCCTTTTCCTCCCAATCCATTTCCATCAAACCCAATCTATCCCCCAATGATCATTGGTGGAGAATATGATGAGAGACCAACACTTCCATATGTTGGAGACCCAATTAACTCACTAATTCCTGGCTCAGGAGAAGCACCAGGCCAGTTTCCTCCATTCAGACCACATTTTGATCCTATTGGCTCCTTGCCTGGAGCAAATCCTACACTTCCAGGACGAGCTGGTCCTACTGACAGGTTTCCACCTAGACCTAGCCGGGGCCGCCCCACGGACATTCGCCGTGCGTTCATTTga
- the LOC127396448 gene encoding BPI fold-containing family C protein-like isoform X5 has translation MLKTWYYFLLCWLSLQLEANPGLKVRMTQKGLDYGRRVGMELLKQAVLKETFPSWSGQESFVIVKVNYVISGVKISAVDFPETSASFIPSTGIRLSVAQASATIHADWKMNTWLLWIYNFLSGHLEKPVRTQLDKNLCLHIKYKIQIVDAQLRKYKVLSQIDAFAQIDYSLVSSPAVFESHINLDLKGTVYPVGNHTDPPFVPAPFALPNQYDSMIYLGVSSYFLKSASLAYYRAGAFNIIISKELGTAFYLNTALLKHLVPEIAQSYIRAYPVLLKLKATSPPAVTLNVDRCILGITGTVEVYAVLPNSTTHYIFAGNVTASTRANWTITKQKLIISLLLKRLQFSLLPSTHGSSEQMLLMKNFLSHTLRSAVIPVINDKLGKGLPLPNLSHTTLTGPVIKMNEGHLVISTDVHYKHEKEGDEDLHSHT, from the exons ATGCTAAAGACATGGTATTATTTCCTGCTGTGTTGGCTGTCCTTGCAGCTTGAAGCTAATCCTGGTCTTAAAGTGAGGATGACTCAGAAAGGGCTGGACTACG GCAGGAGGGTTGGGATGGAGCTCCTGAAGCAAGCAGTATTGAAAGAGACCTTTCCAAGCTGGAGTGGGCAGGAGAGTTTCGTGATTGTTAAGGTCAACTATGTAATTTCAGG GGTCAAAATTAGTGCTGTAGATTTCCCAGAAACTTCTGCTTCCTTTATTCCCAGCACTGGCATTCGTCTGTCAGTGGCACAGGCTTCTGCTACCATCCATGCAGACTGGAAAATGAATACCTGGCTGCT CTGGATCTACAACTTTCTGTCTGGTCATCTTGAGAAGCCTGTTCGCACCCAATTGGATAAAAAT CTATGCCTACATATCAAATACAAAATCCAAATTGTGGATGCACAGCTGAGAAAGTATAAGG TGTTAAGCCAGATTGATGCCTTTGCACAAATAGACTATTCCCTAGTTAGTTCTCCAGCAGTCTTCGAATCACACATTAACTTGGATTTGAAG GGCACAGTCTATCCAGTAGGAAATCACACAGACCCTCCCTTTGTGCCAGCTCCGTTTGCTCTCCCAAACCAGTATGATTCCATGATCTACCTGGGAGTCTCCAGTTATTTTCTGAAGTCTGCTTCACTGGCTTACTACAGAGCAGGGGCCTTTAACATCATCATCTCTAAAGAG cttggTACTGCTTTTTACCTAAATACTGCCTTGCTCAAACATCTTGTTCCTgag attgctcagagttaCATCAGGGCGTATccagtgctgctgaagctgaaaGCTACATCACCACCTGCTGTCACTTTAAATGTAGACAGATGCATCCTTGGGATCACTGGCACTGTAGAAGTGTATGCTGTCCTGCCAAACTCAACCACCCACTACATCTTTGCAGGGAATGTA aCAGCCAGTACCAGAGCCAATTGGACAATAACCAAGCAGAAGTTGATTATCTCATTACTTCTGAAGAG GCTCCAGTTCTCTCTGCTGCCCTCCACTCATGGGTCCTCTGAG CAAATGTTGTTGATGAAGAATTTTCTGTCTCACACTTTACGGAGTGCAGTGATCCCAGTGATCAATG ATAAACTAGGAAAAGGACTTCCTCTTCCTAACTTGTCCCATACCACCCTGACTGGAcctgtaataaaaatgaatgag ggCCATCTGGTGATTTCGACTGATGTTCACTACAAACATGAGAAAGAGGGAGATGAAGACCTCCACAGTCACACCTAA
- the LOC127396448 gene encoding BPI fold-containing family C protein-like isoform X1: MLKTWYYFLLCWLSLQLEANPGLKVRMTQKGLDYGRRVGMELLKQAVLKETFPSWSGQESFVIVKVNYVISGVKISAVDFPETSASFIPSTGIRLSVAQASATIHADWKMNTWLLKDQGGITVSISGLFLAVVFKVSRDSTGHLSMLLHNCQLSINSVKFKLNGGSSWIYNFLSGHLEKPVRTQLDKNLCLHIKYKIQIVDAQLRKYKVLSQIDAFAQIDYSLVSSPAVFESHINLDLKGTVYPVGNHTDPPFVPAPFALPNQYDSMIYLGVSSYFLKSASLAYYRAGAFNIIISKELGTAFYLNTALLKHLVPEIAQSYIRAYPVLLKLKATSPPAVTLNVDRCILGITGTVEVYAVLPNSTTHYIFAGNVTASTRANWTITKQKLIISLLLKRLQFSLLPSTHGSSEQMLLMKNFLSHTLRSAVIPVINDKLGKGLPLPNLSHTTLTGPVIKMNEGHLVISTDVHYKHEKEGDEDLHSHT; the protein is encoded by the exons ATGCTAAAGACATGGTATTATTTCCTGCTGTGTTGGCTGTCCTTGCAGCTTGAAGCTAATCCTGGTCTTAAAGTGAGGATGACTCAGAAAGGGCTGGACTACG GCAGGAGGGTTGGGATGGAGCTCCTGAAGCAAGCAGTATTGAAAGAGACCTTTCCAAGCTGGAGTGGGCAGGAGAGTTTCGTGATTGTTAAGGTCAACTATGTAATTTCAGG GGTCAAAATTAGTGCTGTAGATTTCCCAGAAACTTCTGCTTCCTTTATTCCCAGCACTGGCATTCGTCTGTCAGTGGCACAGGCTTCTGCTACCATCCATGCAGACTGGAAAATGAATACCTGGCTGCT cAAAGACCAAGGAGGAATTACCGTGTCCATATCAGGACTGTTTCTTGCAGTTGTCTTCAAAGTGTCAAGGGACAGCACAGGCCACTTGTCCATGTTGCTACACAATTGCCAGCTGAGCATTAATAGTGTAAAATTCAAGTTAAATGGAGGATCTAG CTGGATCTACAACTTTCTGTCTGGTCATCTTGAGAAGCCTGTTCGCACCCAATTGGATAAAAAT CTATGCCTACATATCAAATACAAAATCCAAATTGTGGATGCACAGCTGAGAAAGTATAAGG TGTTAAGCCAGATTGATGCCTTTGCACAAATAGACTATTCCCTAGTTAGTTCTCCAGCAGTCTTCGAATCACACATTAACTTGGATTTGAAG GGCACAGTCTATCCAGTAGGAAATCACACAGACCCTCCCTTTGTGCCAGCTCCGTTTGCTCTCCCAAACCAGTATGATTCCATGATCTACCTGGGAGTCTCCAGTTATTTTCTGAAGTCTGCTTCACTGGCTTACTACAGAGCAGGGGCCTTTAACATCATCATCTCTAAAGAG cttggTACTGCTTTTTACCTAAATACTGCCTTGCTCAAACATCTTGTTCCTgag attgctcagagttaCATCAGGGCGTATccagtgctgctgaagctgaaaGCTACATCACCACCTGCTGTCACTTTAAATGTAGACAGATGCATCCTTGGGATCACTGGCACTGTAGAAGTGTATGCTGTCCTGCCAAACTCAACCACCCACTACATCTTTGCAGGGAATGTA aCAGCCAGTACCAGAGCCAATTGGACAATAACCAAGCAGAAGTTGATTATCTCATTACTTCTGAAGAG GCTCCAGTTCTCTCTGCTGCCCTCCACTCATGGGTCCTCTGAG CAAATGTTGTTGATGAAGAATTTTCTGTCTCACACTTTACGGAGTGCAGTGATCCCAGTGATCAATG ATAAACTAGGAAAAGGACTTCCTCTTCCTAACTTGTCCCATACCACCCTGACTGGAcctgtaataaaaatgaatgag ggCCATCTGGTGATTTCGACTGATGTTCACTACAAACATGAGAAAGAGGGAGATGAAGACCTCCACAGTCACACCTAA
- the LOC127396448 gene encoding BPI fold-containing family C protein-like isoform X4, with amino-acid sequence MLKTWYYFLLCWLSLQLEANPGLKVRMTQKGLDYGRRVGMELLKQAVLKETFPSWSGQESFVIVKVNYVISGVKISAVDFPETSASFIPSTGIRLSVAQASATIHADWKMNTWLLKDQGGITVSISGLFLAVVFKVSRDSTGHLSMLLHNCQLSINSVKFKLNGGSSWIYNFLSGHLEKPVRTQLDKNLCLHIKYKIQIVDAQLRKYKVLSQIDAFAQIDYSLVSSPAVFESHINLDLKGTVYPVGNHTDPPFVPAPFALPNQYDSMIYLGVSSYFLKSASLAYYRAGAFNIIISKELGTAFYLNTALLKHLVPEIAQSYIRAYPVLLKLKATSPPAVTLNVDRCILGITGTVEVYAVLPNSTTHYIFAGNVTASTRANWTITKQKLIISLLLKRLQFSLLPSTHGSSEQMLLMKNFLSHTLRSAVIPVINGPSGDFD; translated from the exons ATGCTAAAGACATGGTATTATTTCCTGCTGTGTTGGCTGTCCTTGCAGCTTGAAGCTAATCCTGGTCTTAAAGTGAGGATGACTCAGAAAGGGCTGGACTACG GCAGGAGGGTTGGGATGGAGCTCCTGAAGCAAGCAGTATTGAAAGAGACCTTTCCAAGCTGGAGTGGGCAGGAGAGTTTCGTGATTGTTAAGGTCAACTATGTAATTTCAGG GGTCAAAATTAGTGCTGTAGATTTCCCAGAAACTTCTGCTTCCTTTATTCCCAGCACTGGCATTCGTCTGTCAGTGGCACAGGCTTCTGCTACCATCCATGCAGACTGGAAAATGAATACCTGGCTGCT cAAAGACCAAGGAGGAATTACCGTGTCCATATCAGGACTGTTTCTTGCAGTTGTCTTCAAAGTGTCAAGGGACAGCACAGGCCACTTGTCCATGTTGCTACACAATTGCCAGCTGAGCATTAATAGTGTAAAATTCAAGTTAAATGGAGGATCTAG CTGGATCTACAACTTTCTGTCTGGTCATCTTGAGAAGCCTGTTCGCACCCAATTGGATAAAAAT CTATGCCTACATATCAAATACAAAATCCAAATTGTGGATGCACAGCTGAGAAAGTATAAGG TGTTAAGCCAGATTGATGCCTTTGCACAAATAGACTATTCCCTAGTTAGTTCTCCAGCAGTCTTCGAATCACACATTAACTTGGATTTGAAG GGCACAGTCTATCCAGTAGGAAATCACACAGACCCTCCCTTTGTGCCAGCTCCGTTTGCTCTCCCAAACCAGTATGATTCCATGATCTACCTGGGAGTCTCCAGTTATTTTCTGAAGTCTGCTTCACTGGCTTACTACAGAGCAGGGGCCTTTAACATCATCATCTCTAAAGAG cttggTACTGCTTTTTACCTAAATACTGCCTTGCTCAAACATCTTGTTCCTgag attgctcagagttaCATCAGGGCGTATccagtgctgctgaagctgaaaGCTACATCACCACCTGCTGTCACTTTAAATGTAGACAGATGCATCCTTGGGATCACTGGCACTGTAGAAGTGTATGCTGTCCTGCCAAACTCAACCACCCACTACATCTTTGCAGGGAATGTA aCAGCCAGTACCAGAGCCAATTGGACAATAACCAAGCAGAAGTTGATTATCTCATTACTTCTGAAGAG GCTCCAGTTCTCTCTGCTGCCCTCCACTCATGGGTCCTCTGAG CAAATGTTGTTGATGAAGAATTTTCTGTCTCACACTTTACGGAGTGCAGTGATCCCAGTGATCAATG ggCCATCTGGTGATTTCGACTGA
- the LOC127396448 gene encoding BPI fold-containing family C protein-like isoform X3 gives MELLKQAVLKETFPSWSGQESFVIVKVNYVISGVKISAVDFPETSASFIPSTGIRLSVAQASATIHADWKMNTWLLKDQGGITVSISGLFLAVVFKVSRDSTGHLSMLLHNCQLSINSVKFKLNGGSSWIYNFLSGHLEKPVRTQLDKNLCLHIKYKIQIVDAQLRKYKVLSQIDAFAQIDYSLVSSPAVFESHINLDLKGTVYPVGNHTDPPFVPAPFALPNQYDSMIYLGVSSYFLKSASLAYYRAGAFNIIISKELGTAFYLNTALLKHLVPEIAQSYIRAYPVLLKLKATSPPAVTLNVDRCILGITGTVEVYAVLPNSTTHYIFAGNVTASTRANWTITKQKLIISLLLKRLQFSLLPSTHGSSEQMLLMKNFLSHTLRSAVIPVINDKLGKGLPLPNLSHTTLTGPVIKMNEGHLVISTDVHYKHEKEGDEDLHSHT, from the exons ATGGAGCTCCTGAAGCAAGCAGTATTGAAAGAGACCTTTCCAAGCTGGAGTGGGCAGGAGAGTTTCGTGATTGTTAAGGTCAACTATGTAATTTCAGG GGTCAAAATTAGTGCTGTAGATTTCCCAGAAACTTCTGCTTCCTTTATTCCCAGCACTGGCATTCGTCTGTCAGTGGCACAGGCTTCTGCTACCATCCATGCAGACTGGAAAATGAATACCTGGCTGCT cAAAGACCAAGGAGGAATTACCGTGTCCATATCAGGACTGTTTCTTGCAGTTGTCTTCAAAGTGTCAAGGGACAGCACAGGCCACTTGTCCATGTTGCTACACAATTGCCAGCTGAGCATTAATAGTGTAAAATTCAAGTTAAATGGAGGATCTAG CTGGATCTACAACTTTCTGTCTGGTCATCTTGAGAAGCCTGTTCGCACCCAATTGGATAAAAAT CTATGCCTACATATCAAATACAAAATCCAAATTGTGGATGCACAGCTGAGAAAGTATAAGG TGTTAAGCCAGATTGATGCCTTTGCACAAATAGACTATTCCCTAGTTAGTTCTCCAGCAGTCTTCGAATCACACATTAACTTGGATTTGAAG GGCACAGTCTATCCAGTAGGAAATCACACAGACCCTCCCTTTGTGCCAGCTCCGTTTGCTCTCCCAAACCAGTATGATTCCATGATCTACCTGGGAGTCTCCAGTTATTTTCTGAAGTCTGCTTCACTGGCTTACTACAGAGCAGGGGCCTTTAACATCATCATCTCTAAAGAG cttggTACTGCTTTTTACCTAAATACTGCCTTGCTCAAACATCTTGTTCCTgag attgctcagagttaCATCAGGGCGTATccagtgctgctgaagctgaaaGCTACATCACCACCTGCTGTCACTTTAAATGTAGACAGATGCATCCTTGGGATCACTGGCACTGTAGAAGTGTATGCTGTCCTGCCAAACTCAACCACCCACTACATCTTTGCAGGGAATGTA aCAGCCAGTACCAGAGCCAATTGGACAATAACCAAGCAGAAGTTGATTATCTCATTACTTCTGAAGAG GCTCCAGTTCTCTCTGCTGCCCTCCACTCATGGGTCCTCTGAG CAAATGTTGTTGATGAAGAATTTTCTGTCTCACACTTTACGGAGTGCAGTGATCCCAGTGATCAATG ATAAACTAGGAAAAGGACTTCCTCTTCCTAACTTGTCCCATACCACCCTGACTGGAcctgtaataaaaatgaatgag ggCCATCTGGTGATTTCGACTGATGTTCACTACAAACATGAGAAAGAGGGAGATGAAGACCTCCACAGTCACACCTAA